From Salvelinus namaycush isolate Seneca chromosome 9, SaNama_1.0, whole genome shotgun sequence:
taaacaATCAAGATCTtagttgaatcagctgtgttCGTGCTGGGCTAGAACAAAAACCTACACACCCTGTCCCGGTGGTAACCACTGCTGTGATCAGTGGGTCTTCACCTGCATGATCTGGTCCCCCTCCTTCATGCCCTGCTCCTGAGCGGGGCTGTTGTGCTGAACCCCGTCCACAAAGATGCCCACATCATTGCCTCCCACCAGTCTCAGGCCAACGCTCCCCTCCTTCACAAACGACACTGTGTTCAGATCTGAGCTGTATCAACCGAGAGTAAACACAGTTTTGAAAAAAGGAGTCACATCAAAATGAGAATTTATGAAGGAGCATTGTCCAGTCTTAAATGCTACAGACTATAGCAGGGTATCCCTACTGgcagcaaaacaaaaacaaagttgtttgtttgttattgttggacataaaagactaaaaacaccagcaaatcagctccaactaattttaattttggaaatctgttccaaagtattcccacgcataaagAAATGCGATtgaatacaaatgtaagcaaggttaaaaagtattattttagtcaaatattatatctgtttcgGCTAGCATGCAAGTAGATACCCAtaaacttccagtcattgcgttaatgctagttagcattgactTGAAAAACTACCACTTTATACCTttatactggacacacagacacaaaaatggtatccacgagttcatctgactggggaagtagataaaagggCCTCATCGCCAGTATGCCTTTAATGTAGGCTATATGGGTATAAATAAAACAACTCACCCCAAGCTAGGTGTAGGAATGGAGTCTGGGGGTAGGGAGTAGAGGGGTTCCTCTGTCTTGGCTGAAATGGAAATAACAGTTAAGACCTTCCATCCAGAGTtactaataaactcagcaaaaaaagaaatgtcctctcactgtcaactgcgttaattttcagcaaacttaaaatAAATACTCATATTATAttcatatttgtatgaacataagattcaacaactgagacataaactgaacaagtttcacatacatgtgactaacataaatggaataatgtgtccctgaacaacgggggggtcaaaatcaaaagtaacagtcagtatctggtgtggccaccagctgcattaagcactgcagtgcatctcctcctcatggactgcaccagatttgccagttcttgctctgagatgttaccccactcttccaccaaggcaagttcccggacatttctgggggggaatggccctagccctcaccctccgatccaacagatcccagacgtgctcaatgggattgagatccgggctattcgctggccatggcagaacactgacattcctgtcttgcaggaaatcacgcacagaacgagcagtatggctggtggcattgtcatgctggagggtcatgtcaggatgagcctgcaggaagggtaccacatgagggaggatgtcttccctgtaacgcacagcgttgagattgcctgcaatgacaacaagctcagtccgatgatgctgtgacacaccgccccagaacgtgacggaccctccacctccaaaatcgaacccgctccagagtacaggcctcagtgtaacgctcattccttcgacgataaatgcgattccgaccatcacccctggtgagacagaaaaccgcaactcgtcagtgaagagcatttaTTGCCTgacctgtctggtccagtgacggtgggtttgttgccggtgatgtctggtgaggacctgccttacaacaggcctacaagccctcagtccagcctctctcagcctattgcggacagtctgagcactgatagagggattgtgcgttcctggtgcgttcctggtgtaactcgggcagttgttgttgccatcctgtacctgtcccacaggtgtgatgttcggatttaccgatcctgtgcaggtgttgttacacgtggtctgccactgcgaggatgatcagctgtccgtccggtctccctgtagcgctcttacgcgtctcacagtacggacattgcaatttattgccctggccacatctgcagtcttcatgcctccttgcagcatgcctaagacacattcacacagatgagcagggcccctgggcatctttcttttggtgtttttcagagtcagtagaaaggcctctttagtgtcctagtttttcataactgtgaccttaattgccttaacgaccgttccacaggtgcatgttcattaattgtttatggttcattgaacaagcatgggaaacagtgtttaaaccctttacaatgaagatctgtgaagttatttgaatttttatgaattatctttgaaagacagggtcctgaaaaagggacgtttctttttttgctgagtttacattatAAAGAGGACATTGGAGAGCTGATACTTACAGTAGACTGGAGGGTTGCTCTTCATTGATATCCCAgtgcggacattgccattggctctGTGTGGAATACTACAAGAGATGCATTACCATTCACTCACATTTCCACAATAACACTTCTACAGTGAGTTAGAGGTCAGAGAAGGTGGAAGTGAGCACACACTTGTGATCAGAATGACTTGAATAGTGACAGTGACTTTTGTCACAGAGGAGCATtcttttttttatggtggttaaTAAAAACTGTTCTTTACCTGGTTGTCTATAGTGGTTTCTAGAAGATACTGTAAACTAGAGTTTTACCTGTGGTTGCTCTCCACATCTGTACTCCCAGACCTCCTAGGGGGTGAGGGTGTACGGTCCGAATCAGAGGAACCTTAACAGGGCAAACAGAGGATCAGGATACatatctggccttaatggccatgtactcttataatctccacccggcagagccagaagaggactgaccacccctcagagcctggttcctctaggtttctgtCTTTCTATGGTGCTTTTCCTaaccaccatgcttctacatctgcattgcttgctgttttaggctgagtttctgtatcACATATTGTGACATCTACTGATGtgaaagggctttataaatacatttgattgaaatttgaCATCGTGCCTTCAGatagtattcataccccttgacttattctacacacaatactccattatgacaaagtgaaaacatgtttttataatttcacatttattgaacatgaaatacagatatctaatttacataagtattcacacctctgttaatactttgtcgaagcacatttgtcattatgaggtactgTGTTAGAGATGGGTGTGAGGAAAACAAATctaatcaattttgaatttagattttaacacaacaaaatgtggaataagttaaggggtatgaattctttctgaaggcactgtacatgttcaGACCTTAGGATTTCCAACCCCAAAATTCCATCTTCTTAGACGGTGCTCATCTTTCACAGGAGGGACACTGACCTGAGACTGGACTGGAGGGGGTCATGCCTTGTCGAGGGGGGTCCTGTCTCACTACTGGAGCTGGAGAAGACTTCATCTCAGGCAGagctctgggagagagagagagagcaagcacaCTCAATATAATGCCCTTACTGTGTCAACTACTTGAggccccgagctgacaaggtaagaatctgtcgttctgcacctgaacaaggcagttaacccactgttcccaggtaggccgtccttgtaaataagaatttgttcttaaccgacttgcctagttaaataaaaggttacatttaaaaaataaaatattcaggggtaggcaactagattcagccgtgggatGATTTTTGTTCAAGCGAATGGTCGGGGAGccggattttattttatttttttaaatgtacccaGCAAATTTAAcacgttttttatttatttaactaggaaagtcagttaagaacaaattcttattttcaatgacagcctaggaacagtgggttaactgtcttgttctgGGGCAGAGCGACagtttaccatgtcagctcagggattcgatcttgcaacctttcggttactagtccaacgctctaaccattaaGCTATGTAAGACCAAAAAGAGCTTATTTTTGAAAATATGTCATACTCTAATTACATTTAGACATGATCACATTTAACCAAATTCTTGTCAATTTATTTGACTAATAACGTGCACAAAAAAAACACTGACAGTTTTGGCCTGTTGCTGACCTCTGCCTTCAGAAAaaattcatactccttgacttattccacattttgttgcattacagccggaattcaaaattgattaattAGAGCTCTCAATATTTACCCATGTatttttttcaaaattcttcaagctctgtcaaattggatgatcattgctagacaaccattttcaagtcttgccatagattttcacaCAGATTTAATTCAAAAATGTAACTCCGCCCGTAGactttggccttgtgttttaggttattgtcctgatgaaaggtgAAATCTCCCAGTGTCTTTTTTCCTGAAaatctccccagtccttaacgattacaagaatacccataacatgatgccgccaccactatgcttgaaaatgtgGAGAGTGGAACAGtagtgtgttatgtttggggcaaatcaaatACAACTCTGTATTCAGGACAAatagtgaattgctttgccatattttttgcagtattactttagtgctttgttgcaaacaggatgcatgttttagaatatctttattctgtacaggcttccttcttttcactctgtcaattaggttagtattgtggactaACTACAATGTCGTtggtccatcctcagttctcttatcacagccattaaactctaactgttttaaagtcaccattgcctcatggtgaaatccctgagcggttttcttcctctccggcaactgagttaggaaggacgcctgcatcttttgtagtcactgggtgtattgatacagcatccaaagtgtaattaataacttcaccatgctcaaaagggatattcaatatctgccaATAGTTGCCCTAATTGGCAAGGCATTGAAAAATCTtcctttattttatttaaccaggtaggctagttgagaacaagttctcatttacaactgcgatctggccaagataaagcaaagcagtttgacacatagaACAGAGCTACACATGGAAtatacaaacatacagtcaatagtATAGTaggaaaagtctatatacagtgtgtgcaaatgaggtaggataaggaaggcaataaataggccatggtggcgaagtaattacaatatagcaattaaacactggaatggtagatgtgcagaagatgaatgtgcaagtagagatactggggtcttccctggtctttgtgtttgaatctgtgtttgaatttCACTGCTAGTCCGAGGTGACTTCCAGATAAgtctatgtgtggggtacagagatgaggcagtcattcaaaAACTGTTAGTTAAACGCTATTATTGGAaacaaagtgagtccatgcaacttatgtgacttgttaagcacatttaaacgcctgaacttatttaggcttgccataacaaaaggggttgaatacttagacTCAAGACATGtcaggccagtgacaaaaaaatcttattttaatccatttcaaattcaggttgtaacacaacaaaatgtggaaaatgtcaaggggtgtgaatactttctgatggcatTTGTCAGTGTTGTTTCAAGTGTTCACCCAGTTCCTTGTATAAGTAGACTAACCAGTCTAGCATCCTGGCTTTATCTTCAGAGAATCTAGTGCACTGAAGCAGTCAACTATTGAAACCGTTTTGACTAAACGTGTTTGTGTGCCAATGTTATAGAAGAgttggtgtgtgtctgtcagccTGACCTGTATCTGTTCTTGGATACCCTGGAGCTGGAGCCTCCACTGTCTACAGACTCCAGTCGAGGGACTGACGCATAGCTTGCCTCCGACTCTGATCCTGAGCGCCCTGGGGATAtggacacacacatttttgtatttaaccaggtaggctagttgagaacatgttctcatttacaactgcgacctggccaagataaagcaaagcagttccaCACATACAACACATAGCTAAACAAACCACAAAACAGACCACACATGAGCAATAATAATAAGTTACAAATACAGGTAAGTCAATACGCACACACCTTTAACAGGATGGCTCGTTGTGACACTGGGGGCTTTCCACTTGGGGGGCTCCACCTGGGGCAACATGGCTACCAAGGGAGTGGCTctggaagagaagagggaggttGGAGTGAGGGAGGAAGACAACAGAACTCAGTTACGTGTGGAAAGGGGGACCCATGGCTAAAATAGATAATGATAAGGATGAGAAGAGTGATATATTCACCTTAGGGCCTCTGGGGGAGCTGTCTCACATGGCTAATCACGTCATGAGCATATGGACAATTTAGCATCATTGTTGTGTTAAATTCGAAAAGAGTACCTCAGTCTGTTATTCATGCCATGAATGCTAAACAATCCATGTATCATTTCAAATGCATTTTAAGATTAAGTCAGGTAAGAGGCAATCTGTTGCTTTGATCATACTGCTGATTGCTTTTTGACCAGATTCAACCACATGTACAGTAGAGACGTGCTCAGTGGAAGTCGcttttattttattgttaaaCAGAACCTCACAGTAGGCACAAGAACAACATGTATTATGGGGTACAACGTAATCGTCAATCAAGGCCGACAGaccaaaaataaaataattcatGAAAACTTAACAGTATATTAATAATAGCACAAGAGTGGAAGGAGGAGGTGGGTGGCATGCATCGGCTGCCCAGTGCCCCAGTCCGGGGGCTCCTGCTGGGACTTGGGGGGGTAGGATGGTAGGGGTGGGCCTCATCGGTACCTGTATCTGCTCCGGGAGTCCTGGCTGTGGGCGGGCCCAGAGCTGCTGTCTGACTCAGATTCAGAGTCTGGTGAGAGAACAGGGGTAATGCTCTAATTATGTGGCCGTTTCTACCTCGTTTCAATGCACTTAACGTTCTGTCAAGGTGTTCCTGTTGTGGAACTTGAGGTACTGACCTGGGAGTGGGGCTTTGACAGGAGAGGAGACCCGTCGAGGAGGATCCTGACGAATGGTGATGGGGGAGGCTCTCAGTGTCCTAGGGTGGGGCAGGTTAGGGAGCACTCTGTATCTGGAGTGGTCCTCTGTGACTCGggaactctctcctcttctgGGGGGTGGGGAGGCACTGCGGTCCGAGTCCGACTCTGACaccactacacagacagacagagagtgaaggagagcaagagacagtgaaagaggagagatagacagtgaaggagagagagggagggagagaacatgTTATTATCATGATCCACTCAGTGTCATTTGATGAGATTTCCCTATAGCCCGTGTGGTGTTTACCTTTGCGAGGTCtcaaggtggaggaggagggacgGGAGGAACGTGGGGCGACCCAGTCAAAGACGGCAGGTGAGGCTTTGGAGTTGGGGAGGGTGGACAGCCCTGAAAGAGTTCTACAGCAAGAGAGAAACACCCTCCAATGAAACACACTAAGACAGATAATATCAAACCAAATGTGTCTAATTTGAGGTTGAACCCACCTGTATTTGTTGGCGTGGTCTGGGCTGTCCTTCCTGACAGGAGTGGGTGATGCACTACGGTCAGACTCAGACTCTGAGAGGGCTGGATTGAAATacacaggtcaggtcaggtcaatATGACAGGTTACGGATTACACATGAGTGGGATGGACCAATGTTTATGACTGGACTCACCTCGGTGAGAGGGGTAGGCTTTAGCAACAGGCCGGGACAGTGTCGACCGCACCGGGGACGGATCACGTGACTTAGCTACTAGAGGAGGCTCAGCTCTTCTGCAACAAGCCAGAGAGACAGAATGCCTTGTCATACATAGGTTAACAGCAGACTTGTCacttaaaggaaaaatccaccctTTAATTaacagtgttaaataacactaatatgtgagaacaatatttttttGGTGAACAAATGTCATTTTTGGcattataataaggttggtagcaacatggaaaatcgttgtggaaatctgttgcagtcgactacaaaatccacaatgcaatgctctctctatggGCTGGCTGGCTAGGTAACTGACtacctagctaggtagctagcaagctaacatgGCTACACAATATCAGCATGTAAAGTAACTAGTTAGTGCAGTTAGTTTAGGCGATTTCACAGCTATCAATTTAGTAGTCTTCTCGAGGTAGGAATATcgcaaaaatatgatcaatggctcattcgagaGAAGATCTCCTCCCGAGGTATGACATCAGCCAGTATTAAAATATGACATGTATGATAGACGTTTTTGCGATGTAAAACTTCCATTGTAGTGAGAGAGACTTTATCACAGTGCTACGTCATACCGGACGGATTTCTGCCGGCTTGAACGACAGTAACTCAGATACACAtaaaaacatgaaatgacccaggTAATCAATAGAACATCACGCggagatgcacaaaaacaatataacattcaaaatgtgTGAACCGTTCCTTTAAGAAAATGTTGGATTAAGTACAGACATCTCAATAAGAAGATCAGAATAGGTGAAATAAGCATGTTGTTTCAGGTGAGGTAACCTGCGTGTGCGTCGTTCTCTAGTTGCAGAGCGTGACACTCTGTCTCTGGGAGTGGGGATGTCTGTATCCAGGTCTGAAATGTCTGAGGACAACCAAGGAAAGACATTAAAACCACATACTGGATCAGCTAGCTGTTCAGGAGCTGCTTCTGACATCACATTTCACATCAATCACTTTTCTCCTCCCCCAGCCTCGGTTTTCCCCCTCCTTccaccttccctccctccagTCATGAGGTGCAGTGCTGATGCTACATTCTCTCCCTAATACACTacttccaccctctctccctcaccctccagtTCAGAGCTGCTGTTGCCGCGGTGGTCCTCCTCGCTGTTGGGGGCACTGTCCTGCACTTCTGGGATGCTGACCAGGAACTTGCGGTCGTCTCGCAGGACCATCATGGTCAGCTTTCCCCGGGACTTTTCCACCAGGTGCTTGGTCTCCAGAAGGGACAGGTTCTCTGTGGTCATCCCATTGATCTGAACAGGAAGTTGAAAAATGATGTGGTCACACAATGCAGAAATCTCCTTGGCTTCATACAATGACACGACAAATATTGAAAAAAAGACACTGTTAGAATACCAAAAGCATTTGGTTTATGGTCCCAGTAAAAAATCAAATCTATGTACAAACCAAATGTTTTGTGATGAAATATCATAACAGCCTGCTTTCGCTTACCTTGAGAATGAGGTCTCCCTCCTGCAGAGTGCCCTCCTTGGCAGCCAGACCCGTCTCAGTCATGTGTTTGATGAAGATCTGGCTTCCCAACTTCAGTCCATACTCTGAAACAGGAAGGCAACATGAAATTGATATAGATGGGTGAATGCAAGGCTTGCACTATGTCAGATCTGCGATGACGTTTTGAAACCTTTTGCTACGGCGTGGTATAATAAACACGCCGCAAAttctctctcctgtttctccttaCCGTCTGTGAGTTTCTTCTTCAGCAGGGTGGCTTTGATTGGCTTGTCTGGGAAGGCCTGCTGTGGGAGCCGTTTGTACCCTGAACTTAGCGGCAGGGCATGAGCGGTCCCGTTGCGGTCGAGGGCGGAGCGGTAGCGGTCAGCTTTGTGGGCCTGGTCACTACCATCGGAGTAGCGTCGGGGCCTCTGTGGGAGGTCCTGGTCCAGCAGGTTGGAGTAGGAGGCAGCACGCGAGGGTCTGGTGCTGGCGGGGAGCTGGATCTTACGAGGACGCTTCACtgtctgagagagggagagtcagtaacacagctgaaaaatgtattacatacatttttttctggTGTACTGAAATCATGATCTCACATCCATAACCTGGGGTTGGAGTTGCTCACAGATCTTACGAAGATGTCAAGAATAACTCATCTAAACAGAACAGAAGATAAAGTTTGCCAGTACTCACTATGTTGGCTGTTTTGCCACATGACTTGAGGTTCTGGATGGTGAAGGTAGAGTAGACATTCTCCATTGACACTCCATTGACCATGACGATCTGATCTCTGACGCTTTTGGAAAGGGACGAGATGTAGAACAAGGTAATCAAGCACTGCTAAGGATCAAACACATGCCATTTtaagtgtttgtatgtgtgtgtgtgtttatatacagtgagctccaaaagtattgggacagtgacaaatgttttgttgttttggctctgtactcagCATGGTTCACCCATCCATATTGGgggaaccatttagaaattacagcactttttgtacatagtgtCTCCCCCCCattttgggacaaattcacttgtgtgTATTAAAGTTGTAAAaggtatttggtcccatattcatagcacgcaatgactacatcaagcttgtgtgACTGCAAATTTGACcaataaataatgtattgtgtcattttggagtatcTTTtcatgtaaataagaatataacgTTTTCTAAACACTACATTAATGAGGATGCTATAtacattttggagtcacttgtaTTGTTTTTTGTTATGGCAGTATCagccaatcagctcctttgttgttCAACGCAACGCGCCATTCCATAAtggctactgctagctagcatgaggaAAAAAAGGGCAGTTTTTTCCCCTTTTCGTCCCCAATCTTGGTGTAACATTTGGGATAATGGAACAATTCAGAGTACAACGCATttctcatccctggattgaggtagGTTTTCCAAGCCATATCTCGAGATGGCTCTGCAGTGTCAGGAAGTCTGTCTGACCCTAGTGCAGCTGTAAGCAAGCAGGTTGGCTCTACTGGCTAGCCTGAAGGGTAAAGGTGTATAGGTGACTTACAATAGCCGTCCCATAGCGGGTCCGTTCCGCACCACATCTGAAACTATCACGGCTGTGTCCCCTGAGTCCGGGTTCGGCTGGTCTCTGCCTCCTGATATCGCAAAGCCAAACCCCATCTTGGAATCCTGCCatcaagagagagggagggtgataaaggggggagagagagagtgagcacaTTCCATCAGCACTGAAGTGTGTCACCTGACCTGTACCTAGAGTAACAGGGAGCAGGGCATGTCTTTGTTACTCTTAATTCCTGCAGTTCGCCACTGAAACTGATAGTTTTGAAGTCCATTCTAACTAAAGTGGTTCAGTAGGCTATTTCTTTCAGTGTACCTTGATGCAAGTGAAGTACTGTACAATTTGTTTAGTTTCAGGTGACAATATAACATCAAAACACTGACCGACCAAACAAGAGACACTTACTTTGCCGAGTGTTATAGTATGCTGCTCGAATATCGTTAATTCCTCCATCTCCGGTTCCTGAAAAACCAAATATCACACCCATTACAACATGCTAAACCAACAACAGAATACAGGCATTCTCCACTTGGCCATTAATGAACAGGAGCAACTTCAACAGAAGTCCGATAACAACATCAGAAGCAGCTGTTTCGTGTCCTTACACAGCCCAGTGTTGTTTAAGAGACAGTGAGGAGCGAGTTAACAGAAACGTGTCCTAACTGTCCCATTCCATTCTTGTCTGGCAGGTATGGGGAGGGGCCACAGGGGAAAGACTCAGCAGGCTGCACTTATGGCCTTGCTGTGACATATGACACCAGGCCATTGTTCAATGTTGTGCAACGTTACAGAAACCTGCAGGTAGAAACGTAATATAGCTGACTATATTCCTTCTGCTCCCTGCTTCTAGTCATGTAGAAAACTGTCTGTTCTACACAATGCATTTCTATATGAAACGTTTCACGTGCCTCATCCAATTGAACACACCTTTAGATACAAATCTGAGGACAGTCACCAACCTACGAtagtgaatcaaatcaaatacagtgaaatgcttacttacaagcccttaaccaacaatgcagttaagaaaaataagtgttaaagtattgtagcgacccgcacagacagctgtgttctTTCGGGGGAGGGAAAaacttagccagctagctagctgacaaatGTGGCTAGCTAACGTACGTGAGAACGGGGGTTGAAAATGCTTCGAGGGAATCCgaaagtgaaggtggaggtaggggacgaCTTTGGCTAAGGAGGT
This genomic window contains:
- the LOC120053179 gene encoding tight junction protein ZO-3-like yields the protein MEELTIFEQHTITLGKDSKMGFGFAISGGRDQPNPDSGDTAVIVSDVVRNGPAMGRLFVRDQIVMVNGVSMENVYSTFTIQNLKSCGKTANITVKRPRKIQLPASTRPSRAASYSNLLDQDLPQRPRRYSDGSDQAHKADRYRSALDRNGTAHALPLSSGYKRLPQQAFPDKPIKATLLKKKLTDEYGLKLGSQIFIKHMTETGLAAKEGTLQEGDLILKINGMTTENLSLLETKHLVEKSRGKLTMMVLRDDRKFLVSIPEVQDSAPNSEEDHRGNSSSELEDISDLDTDIPTPRDRVSRSATRERRTRRRAEPPLVAKSRDPSPVRSTLSRPVAKAYPSHRALSESESDRSASPTPVRKDSPDHANKYRTLSGLSTLPNSKASPAVFDWVAPRSSRPSSSTLRPRKVVSESDSDRSASPPPRRGESSRVTEDHSRYRVLPNLPHPRTLRASPITIRQDPPRRVSSPVKAPLPDSESESDSSSGPAHSQDSRSRYRATPLVAMLPQVEPPKWKAPSVTTSHPVKGRSGSESEASYASVPRLESVDSGGSSSRVSKNRYRALPEMKSSPAPVVRQDPPRQGMTPSSPVSGSSDSDRTPSPPRRSGSTDVESNHSIPHRANGNVRTGISMKSNPPVYSKTEEPLYSLPPDSIPTPSLGYSSDLNTVSFVKEGSVGLRLVGGNDVGIFVDGVQHNSPAQEQGMKEGDQIMQVNGVDFGYFNREEAAMFLINIKRGEPVDIRTQNKMDIYKKILKSNLGDSFYVRTHYDNEVEGNIGLAFTRGEVFRVVDTMHRGKLGKWLAIRMGNDLHELDKGTIPNQVRAETLARIEQAQRASGEGDRQVSGPRAEFWKLRGLRGAKKNVRRTHDDLLQLTIQGKFPAYERVLLRKANFKRPIVIMGPLNDVAMEKLAREMPDEYEVAEMAPHSSGTDTTSTVIKLDTVRRIAEKNKHPLLDITPTAVERLNYIQYHPMVLFLDPHSRKDVKVMRQRMCPNSNKTSRRLYAQALKMRKHCSHLFTARIDLQPSCNVWYETLKDKIRHQQAKPVWDSEVMLEGGGEEELDALDRTHSDYLSAASELEDTDGEVYTDNEDLEEPFDPSNQPQMSRLTALARSSEPASEYPGPSPESLREVPPLMHVSEPRSTRRPSDSPPHVDVADDTRPYHSFSDSDFRAIDQAVPTTPSDTPPDFIAPDPRVSVSVPEPPSAELLPESPPAVTLSVIEKKLQQTRMAESQERKASPSFIVLAHHQAVQTRRTRIQGSDSSDNEEADDIEWGPATEL